A region from the Malus domestica chromosome 07, GDT2T_hap1 genome encodes:
- the LOC103439010 gene encoding glycine--tRNA ligase, chloroplastic/mitochondrial 2 isoform X1, whose protein sequence is MAILALPLVISFLKPHASRLRLLRPGNPNNPTCLYNPLCHLHCRRFTKTTVSAVSTSAVPQHDSSTNPNDEPRKASVLTFQQAIQRLQEYWASVGCAIMQCSNTEVGAGTMNPLTFLRVLGPEPWNVAYVEPSIRPDDSRYGENPNRLQRHTQFQVILKPDPGNSQDLFIRSLSALGIDVGAHDIRFVEDNWESPVLGAWGLGWEIWMDGMEITQFTYFQQAGSLPVSPVSVEITYGLERILMLLQGVDHFKKIQYADGITYGELFLENEKEMSAYYLENAGVHHLQKHFDLFEEEARSLLAKGLAIPAYDQLLKTSHSFNILDSRGFVGVTERARYFGRMRSLARQCAQLWLKTRESLGYPLGAISETVSLVCPQELVEAAVKKVHDDSRLFVLEIGTEEMPPQDVVDASQQLKDLTAQLLAKQRLSHGEIQAFGTPRRLVVSVENLCTRQIENEVEVRGPPVSKAYDDQGNPTKAAEGFCRRYSAPLNSLFRKSDGKTEYVYARVTESARLAVEVLSEDFPNVIARLSFPKSMRWNSQVMFSRPIRWILALHGDVVVPFAFAEVLSGNLSHGLRNTPASTVVVDSAESYAGVMRKVGINIEIEERKKTVLEGSNALARSVNGQAFIQEGLLNEVVNLVEAPVPLLGEFKRSFLELPSDLLTMVMQKHQKYFAVKDENGRLLPYFIAVANGAIDEIVVKKGNEAVLRARYEDAKFFYEMDTRKRFSEFRSQLKGILFHEKLGTMLDKVLRIQNTVNKLSLALGMDENTNKVVQDAASLAMADLATAVVTEFTSLSGVMARHYALRDGYSEQVAEALFEITLPRFSGDTLPKTDAGIVLSVADRLDSLVGLFAAGCQPSSANDAFGLRRISYGLVQVLVEKDKHLDLQQALELAADVQPIEVDASTINDAHQFVTRRLEQYLVDKGISSEVVRSVLAERANSPCLAARSACKMEALSKGELFQKVVEAYSRPTRIVRGKDVDPHIEVDEAAFETDEEKALWNSFLSVQNKICHGIEVDEFVAVSSQLLQPLEDFFNHVFVMVEEERIRKNRLALLKKVSDLPRGVADLSILPGF, encoded by the exons ATGGCCATCCTCGCTCTCCCACTAGTCATCTCCTTTCTCAAGCCCCACGCTTCCCGCCTCCGCCTCCTCCGCCCCGGTAACCCCAATAATCCTACCTGTCTCTACAACCCACTCTGCCACCTCCACTGCCGCCGCTTCACCAAAACCACCGTCTCCGCAGTTAGTACCTCCGCGGTTCCACAGCACGACTCGTCCACAAACCCCAACGATGAGCCCCGGAAAGCCTCCGTCCTTACTTTCCAGCAAGCCATTCAGCGGCTTCAG GAATATTGGGCTTCAGTTGGATGTGCCATAATGCAATGCAGCAACACAGAG GTTGGAGCTGGGACTATGAATCCCTTGACATTCTTAAGGGTTCTTGGTCCAGAACCGTGGAATGTTGC GTATGTGGAGCCTAGCATCCGACCAGATGATAGTCGTTATGGGGAAAATCCGAACAGGCTCCAGAGACACACTCAATTTCAG GTTATATTGAAGCCTGATCCTGGAAACTCACAAGACCTTTTCATCCGCAGCTTATCAGCTTTAG GGATTGATGTCGGTGCACATGATATACGATTTGTGGAGGACAACTGGGAGAGTCCG GTGCTAGGAGCTTGGGGTTTGGGTTGGGAAATCTGGATGGATGGAATGGAGATTACACAGTTCACCTACTTTCAGCAG gCTGGAAGTCTTCCCGTATCACCAGTATCGGTTGAAATCACTTATGGTCTAGAGCGTATCCTGATGCTGCTTCAG GGAGTTGATCATTTTAAGAAAATTCAGTATGCTGATGGAATTACATACGGAGAGCTATTCTTGGAGAATGA GAAGGAAATGAGTGCATATTATCTAGAGAATGCTGGGGTGCATCATCTTCAGAAACACTTTGATCTTTTCGAGGAGGAAGCTCGTTCATTGCTTGCTAAAGGCCTCGCAATTCCTGC GTATGATCAGCTTCTGAAAACATCACATTCTTTCAATATCTTAGACTCTAGAGGCTTTGTTGGGGTAACAGAGCGTGCTCGTTACTTTGGTCGGATGCGTAG TTTAGCTCGTCAGTGTGCACAACTTTGGTTAAAGACCAGGGAGTCCCTTGGATATCCGTTAGGCGCAATTTCTGAAACTGTTAGTCTTGTATGTCCTCAAGAGCTTGTGGAGGCAGCGGTTAAAAAG GTGCATGATGATTCAAGGTTATTTGTTCTTGAAATTGGAACTGAAGAGATGCCACCACAAGATGTTGTTGATGCCAGCCAGCAA CTGAAAGATTTAACTGCTCAGTTACTAGCAAAGCAAAGATTGAGCCATGGTGAGATACAAGCTTTCGGCACACCTCGCAGACTGGTG GTTTCTGTCGAGAATCTCTGCACTAGACAAATTGAGAATGAGGTTGAGGTTCGAGGACCTCCCGTTTCAAAAGCTTATGATGATCAGGGAAATCCTACAAAG GCTGCCGAGGGTTTCTGCCGGAGATACTCTGCACCATTGAACTCGTTATTTAGAAAGTCTGATG GGAAAACAGAGTATGTCTATGCTCGAGTAACAGAGTCTGCCCGACTTGCTGTCGAG GTTTTGTCTGAGGATTTTCCCAATGTGATTGCTAGACTTTCATTTCCAAAGTCAATGCGCTGGAACTCTCAG GTTATGTTTAGCAGACCTATTCGTTGGATTTTGGCGCTCCATGGAGATGTAGTAGTGCCCTTTGCTTTTGCTGAAGTTTTGAG tggAAACCTGTCACATGGTCTCCGTAACACGCCTGCATCTACTGTCGTG GTTGATAGTGCTGAATCTTATGCTGGTGTAATGAGGAAGGTTGGGATCAATATTGAAATTGAG GAACGTAAGAAAACAGTATTGGAGGGGTCTAATGCATTAGCCAGAAGTGTAAACGGACAAGCGTTTATTCAGGAGGGCTTACTTAATGAG GTTGTAAATCTTGTTGAGGCACCTGTTCCACTCCTTGGGGAGTTTAAAAGGTCCTTCTTAGAGCTTCCTAGTGATCTTCTGACTATG GTTATGCAGAAGCATCAGAAGTATTTTGCTGTGAAAGATGAAAATGGAAGGCTGCTGCCATATTTCATTGCT GTGGCAAATGGAGCAATTGATGAGATTGTGGTAAAAAAAGGAAATGAGGCTGTACTGAG AGCTCGCTATGAAGATGCTAAGTTCTTCTATGAAATGGATACACGGAAAAGGTTTTCAGAATTTAGAAGTCAACTGAAAGGGATTCTTTTCCAT GAGAAGTTAGGAACAATGCTGGACAAGGTGCTGCGCATACAGAATACGGTTAACAAGCTAAGCTTGGCTCTTGGAATGGATGAAAATACGAACAAAGTTGTCCAGGATGCTGCATCACTCGCTATGGCAGATCTGGCTACAGCGGTTGTCACAGAGTTTACTTCCCTTTCAGGAGTAATGGCTCGTCATTATGCTCTTAGAGATGGCTATTCAGAGCAG GTTGCAGAAGCTTTGTTTGAGATCACACTTCCGAGGTTTTCTGGAGATACGCTTCCTAAAACTGATGCAGGCATAGTTCTATCTGTCGCTGACAG ATTAGATAGTCTTGTCGGCTTATTTGCTGCTGGTTGTCAGCCCAGTTCTGCTAATGATGCGTTTGGCCTGAGACGAATCTCTTATGGTCTT GTCCAGGTGTTAGTGGAGAAAGATAAGCATCTGGACTTACAACAAGCATTGGAACTTGCTGCAGATGTCCAACCCATTGAAGTAGATGCAAGTACTATAAATGAT GCACATCAATTTGTTACACGGAGATTAGAACAATATCTG GTTGATAAGGGAATAAGTTCAGAAGTGGTTCGTTCTGTACTTGCAGAGCGTGCAAATTCACCTTGCCTTGCAGCAAGATCTGCCTGTAAA ATGGAAGCCTTGTCAAAAGGCGAGCTTTTCCAAAAGGTTGTTGAAGCATATTCTCGTCCTACAAGAATAGTTCGAGGGAAGGATGTGGATCCTCATATTGAG GTGGACGAGGCAGCCTTTGAGacagacgaagagaaagcattaTGGAATTCTTTCTTGTCCGTTCAAAACAAAATATGTCATG GTATTGAGGTTGATGAGTTTGTTGCAGTATCGTCACAGCTACTACAACCCCTCGAGGATTTCTTTAATCATGTGTTTGTAATGGTG gaagaagaaagaattcgGAAGAACAGGCTTGCTTTGCTGAAGAAAGTTTCCGACCTTCCAAGAGGAGTAGCCGACCTGTCAATTTTGCCTGGATTTTGA
- the LOC103439010 gene encoding glycine--tRNA ligase, chloroplastic/mitochondrial 2 isoform X2, which translates to MLRKYAYVEPSIRPDDSRYGENPNRLQRHTQFQVILKPDPGNSQDLFIRSLSALGIDVGAHDIRFVEDNWESPVLGAWGLGWEIWMDGMEITQFTYFQQAGSLPVSPVSVEITYGLERILMLLQGVDHFKKIQYADGITYGELFLENEKEMSAYYLENAGVHHLQKHFDLFEEEARSLLAKGLAIPAYDQLLKTSHSFNILDSRGFVGVTERARYFGRMRSLARQCAQLWLKTRESLGYPLGAISETVSLVCPQELVEAAVKKVHDDSRLFVLEIGTEEMPPQDVVDASQQLKDLTAQLLAKQRLSHGEIQAFGTPRRLVVSVENLCTRQIENEVEVRGPPVSKAYDDQGNPTKAAEGFCRRYSAPLNSLFRKSDGKTEYVYARVTESARLAVEVLSEDFPNVIARLSFPKSMRWNSQVMFSRPIRWILALHGDVVVPFAFAEVLSGNLSHGLRNTPASTVVVDSAESYAGVMRKVGINIEIEERKKTVLEGSNALARSVNGQAFIQEGLLNEVVNLVEAPVPLLGEFKRSFLELPSDLLTMVMQKHQKYFAVKDENGRLLPYFIAVANGAIDEIVVKKGNEAVLRARYEDAKFFYEMDTRKRFSEFRSQLKGILFHEKLGTMLDKVLRIQNTVNKLSLALGMDENTNKVVQDAASLAMADLATAVVTEFTSLSGVMARHYALRDGYSEQVAEALFEITLPRFSGDTLPKTDAGIVLSVADRLDSLVGLFAAGCQPSSANDAFGLRRISYGLVQVLVEKDKHLDLQQALELAADVQPIEVDASTINDAHQFVTRRLEQYLVDKGISSEVVRSVLAERANSPCLAARSACKMEALSKGELFQKVVEAYSRPTRIVRGKDVDPHIEVDEAAFETDEEKALWNSFLSVQNKICHGIEVDEFVAVSSQLLQPLEDFFNHVFVMVEEERIRKNRLALLKKVSDLPRGVADLSILPGF; encoded by the exons ATGTTGCGTAAGTATGC GTATGTGGAGCCTAGCATCCGACCAGATGATAGTCGTTATGGGGAAAATCCGAACAGGCTCCAGAGACACACTCAATTTCAG GTTATATTGAAGCCTGATCCTGGAAACTCACAAGACCTTTTCATCCGCAGCTTATCAGCTTTAG GGATTGATGTCGGTGCACATGATATACGATTTGTGGAGGACAACTGGGAGAGTCCG GTGCTAGGAGCTTGGGGTTTGGGTTGGGAAATCTGGATGGATGGAATGGAGATTACACAGTTCACCTACTTTCAGCAG gCTGGAAGTCTTCCCGTATCACCAGTATCGGTTGAAATCACTTATGGTCTAGAGCGTATCCTGATGCTGCTTCAG GGAGTTGATCATTTTAAGAAAATTCAGTATGCTGATGGAATTACATACGGAGAGCTATTCTTGGAGAATGA GAAGGAAATGAGTGCATATTATCTAGAGAATGCTGGGGTGCATCATCTTCAGAAACACTTTGATCTTTTCGAGGAGGAAGCTCGTTCATTGCTTGCTAAAGGCCTCGCAATTCCTGC GTATGATCAGCTTCTGAAAACATCACATTCTTTCAATATCTTAGACTCTAGAGGCTTTGTTGGGGTAACAGAGCGTGCTCGTTACTTTGGTCGGATGCGTAG TTTAGCTCGTCAGTGTGCACAACTTTGGTTAAAGACCAGGGAGTCCCTTGGATATCCGTTAGGCGCAATTTCTGAAACTGTTAGTCTTGTATGTCCTCAAGAGCTTGTGGAGGCAGCGGTTAAAAAG GTGCATGATGATTCAAGGTTATTTGTTCTTGAAATTGGAACTGAAGAGATGCCACCACAAGATGTTGTTGATGCCAGCCAGCAA CTGAAAGATTTAACTGCTCAGTTACTAGCAAAGCAAAGATTGAGCCATGGTGAGATACAAGCTTTCGGCACACCTCGCAGACTGGTG GTTTCTGTCGAGAATCTCTGCACTAGACAAATTGAGAATGAGGTTGAGGTTCGAGGACCTCCCGTTTCAAAAGCTTATGATGATCAGGGAAATCCTACAAAG GCTGCCGAGGGTTTCTGCCGGAGATACTCTGCACCATTGAACTCGTTATTTAGAAAGTCTGATG GGAAAACAGAGTATGTCTATGCTCGAGTAACAGAGTCTGCCCGACTTGCTGTCGAG GTTTTGTCTGAGGATTTTCCCAATGTGATTGCTAGACTTTCATTTCCAAAGTCAATGCGCTGGAACTCTCAG GTTATGTTTAGCAGACCTATTCGTTGGATTTTGGCGCTCCATGGAGATGTAGTAGTGCCCTTTGCTTTTGCTGAAGTTTTGAG tggAAACCTGTCACATGGTCTCCGTAACACGCCTGCATCTACTGTCGTG GTTGATAGTGCTGAATCTTATGCTGGTGTAATGAGGAAGGTTGGGATCAATATTGAAATTGAG GAACGTAAGAAAACAGTATTGGAGGGGTCTAATGCATTAGCCAGAAGTGTAAACGGACAAGCGTTTATTCAGGAGGGCTTACTTAATGAG GTTGTAAATCTTGTTGAGGCACCTGTTCCACTCCTTGGGGAGTTTAAAAGGTCCTTCTTAGAGCTTCCTAGTGATCTTCTGACTATG GTTATGCAGAAGCATCAGAAGTATTTTGCTGTGAAAGATGAAAATGGAAGGCTGCTGCCATATTTCATTGCT GTGGCAAATGGAGCAATTGATGAGATTGTGGTAAAAAAAGGAAATGAGGCTGTACTGAG AGCTCGCTATGAAGATGCTAAGTTCTTCTATGAAATGGATACACGGAAAAGGTTTTCAGAATTTAGAAGTCAACTGAAAGGGATTCTTTTCCAT GAGAAGTTAGGAACAATGCTGGACAAGGTGCTGCGCATACAGAATACGGTTAACAAGCTAAGCTTGGCTCTTGGAATGGATGAAAATACGAACAAAGTTGTCCAGGATGCTGCATCACTCGCTATGGCAGATCTGGCTACAGCGGTTGTCACAGAGTTTACTTCCCTTTCAGGAGTAATGGCTCGTCATTATGCTCTTAGAGATGGCTATTCAGAGCAG GTTGCAGAAGCTTTGTTTGAGATCACACTTCCGAGGTTTTCTGGAGATACGCTTCCTAAAACTGATGCAGGCATAGTTCTATCTGTCGCTGACAG ATTAGATAGTCTTGTCGGCTTATTTGCTGCTGGTTGTCAGCCCAGTTCTGCTAATGATGCGTTTGGCCTGAGACGAATCTCTTATGGTCTT GTCCAGGTGTTAGTGGAGAAAGATAAGCATCTGGACTTACAACAAGCATTGGAACTTGCTGCAGATGTCCAACCCATTGAAGTAGATGCAAGTACTATAAATGAT GCACATCAATTTGTTACACGGAGATTAGAACAATATCTG GTTGATAAGGGAATAAGTTCAGAAGTGGTTCGTTCTGTACTTGCAGAGCGTGCAAATTCACCTTGCCTTGCAGCAAGATCTGCCTGTAAA ATGGAAGCCTTGTCAAAAGGCGAGCTTTTCCAAAAGGTTGTTGAAGCATATTCTCGTCCTACAAGAATAGTTCGAGGGAAGGATGTGGATCCTCATATTGAG GTGGACGAGGCAGCCTTTGAGacagacgaagagaaagcattaTGGAATTCTTTCTTGTCCGTTCAAAACAAAATATGTCATG GTATTGAGGTTGATGAGTTTGTTGCAGTATCGTCACAGCTACTACAACCCCTCGAGGATTTCTTTAATCATGTGTTTGTAATGGTG gaagaagaaagaattcgGAAGAACAGGCTTGCTTTGCTGAAGAAAGTTTCCGACCTTCCAAGAGGAGTAGCCGACCTGTCAATTTTGCCTGGATTTTGA